A single Brassica rapa cultivar Chiifu-401-42 chromosome A04, CAAS_Brap_v3.01, whole genome shotgun sequence DNA region contains:
- the LOC103872149 gene encoding IQ domain-containing protein IQM3 isoform X2, whose translation MQVVANFDFQPSPFSHATGEMLISPVGHRDESFVNFTDALEGASDDSPPSVAAVKVQKVYRSYRTRRRLADSVVVAEELWWQAMDYARLNHSTISFFDYSRPETAVCRWNRVSLNASKVGKGLSIVDKAQKLAFQHWIEAIDPRHRYGHNLHVYYEEWCKADAGQPFFYWLDVGDGKDMDLIDCSRSKLKQQCIKYLGPQERVEYEYVIIDGKIVHKLTGNFLHTMHGSEGTNEKNHLCEMVHKASEDSENYDDYIKPNGDGTKSLKKEYATSCNAETETDENSNGTVDETKGNSYQRTLSGGFESPKADVPQKAMLQRINSKKQSKSLQLGHQLMLKWSTGAGPRIGCAADYPVQLRTQALEFVNLSPRYRTSTLSPTGRLDI comes from the exons ATGCAGGTCGTCGCCAACTTCGATTTCCAGCCTTCGCCGTTCTCTCACGCCACCGGTGAGATGCTCATTTCTCCGGTAGGCCACCGGGACGAATCTTTCGTTAACTTCACCGACGCGCTTGAAGGCGCCAGTGATGACTCGCCTCCTAGCGTGGCCGCGGTGAAAGTACAGAAGGTTTACAGGAGTTATCGCACGCGCCGGAGATTAGCGGACTCCGTAGTTGTCGCCGAAGAGCTCTG GTGGCAAGCGATGGATTATGCGAGGTTAAATCATAGTACGATTTCATTCTTCGATTACTCGAGACCTGAAACTGCAGTTTGCAGATGGAATCGTGTGAGCTTGAATGCCTCTAAG GTGGGCAAGGGTCTGTCCATAGTCGACAAAGCTCAAAAACTAGCCTTCCAGCATTGGATTGAAGCG ATTGACCCTAGGCACCGCTATGGACACAACCTACATGTGTACTATGAAGAATGGTGTAAAGCTGATGCTGGCCAGCCATTTTTCTACTG GTTGGATGTTGGAGATGGGAAAGATATGGATCTTATAGATTGTTCAAGGTCGAAGCTTAAGCAGCAATGCATCAAATATCTTGGTCCT CAAGAGAGGGTAGAGTATGAGTATGTGATCATCGATGGGAAGATTGTTCACAAGTTAACCGGAAATTTTCTACACACCATGCACGGATCTGAGGGAACAAA tgaaaaaaatcatcttTGTGAAATG GTGCACAAAGCTAGTGAAGATTCAGAAAATTACGACGATTATATTAAACCCAATGGAGATGGAACCAAATCTTTGAAGAAAGAATACGCAACGTCATGCAATGCAGAGACTGAAACGGATGAAAACAGTAACGGAACAGTTGATGAGACTAAAGGGAATAGTTACCAGAGAACGCTATCAGGTGGGTTTGAGAGCCCAAAAGCTGACGTTCCACAGAAAGCAATGCTACAAAGGATCAACTCAAAGAAACAGTCAAAATCTTTACAGTTGGGTCATCAGTTGATGCTGAAATGGTCCACTGGAGCAGGTCCAAGGATCGGTTGTGCAGCTGATTATCCGGTTCAGCTGAGAACACAGGCTTTGGAGTTCGTTAACTTATCGCCTCGATACCGGACCAGCACGTTGTCTCCGACCGGGAGGCTTGATATCTGA
- the LOC103872149 gene encoding IQ domain-containing protein IQM3 isoform X1 yields MQVVANFDFQPSPFSHATGEMLISPVGHRDESFVNFTDALEGASDDSPPSVAAVKVQKVYRSYRTRRRLADSVVVAEELWWQAMDYARLNHSTISFFDYSRPETAVCRWNRVSLNASKVGKGLSIVDKAQKLAFQHWIEAIDPRHRYGHNLHVYYEEWCKADAGQPFFYWLDVGDGKDMDLIDCSRSKLKQQCIKYLGPQERVEYEYVIIDGKIVHKLTGNFLHTMHGSEGTKWIFVMSTFKKLYAGLKKKGRFHHSSFLAGGATLAAGRVVVDNGVLKTISAYSGHYRPSDESLETFLSFLRENEVSLDDVEVHKASEDSENYDDYIKPNGDGTKSLKKEYATSCNAETETDENSNGTVDETKGNSYQRTLSGGFESPKADVPQKAMLQRINSKKQSKSLQLGHQLMLKWSTGAGPRIGCAADYPVQLRTQALEFVNLSPRYRTSTLSPTGRLDI; encoded by the exons ATGCAGGTCGTCGCCAACTTCGATTTCCAGCCTTCGCCGTTCTCTCACGCCACCGGTGAGATGCTCATTTCTCCGGTAGGCCACCGGGACGAATCTTTCGTTAACTTCACCGACGCGCTTGAAGGCGCCAGTGATGACTCGCCTCCTAGCGTGGCCGCGGTGAAAGTACAGAAGGTTTACAGGAGTTATCGCACGCGCCGGAGATTAGCGGACTCCGTAGTTGTCGCCGAAGAGCTCTG GTGGCAAGCGATGGATTATGCGAGGTTAAATCATAGTACGATTTCATTCTTCGATTACTCGAGACCTGAAACTGCAGTTTGCAGATGGAATCGTGTGAGCTTGAATGCCTCTAAG GTGGGCAAGGGTCTGTCCATAGTCGACAAAGCTCAAAAACTAGCCTTCCAGCATTGGATTGAAGCG ATTGACCCTAGGCACCGCTATGGACACAACCTACATGTGTACTATGAAGAATGGTGTAAAGCTGATGCTGGCCAGCCATTTTTCTACTG GTTGGATGTTGGAGATGGGAAAGATATGGATCTTATAGATTGTTCAAGGTCGAAGCTTAAGCAGCAATGCATCAAATATCTTGGTCCT CAAGAGAGGGTAGAGTATGAGTATGTGATCATCGATGGGAAGATTGTTCACAAGTTAACCGGAAATTTTCTACACACCATGCACGGATCTGAGGGAACAAAATGGATCTTTGTTATGAGTACTTTCAAGAAACTCTATGCCGGTCTG aagaagaaaggaagatTCCATCACTCAAGTTTTTTGGCTGGAGGAGCGACACTAGCCGCAGGGAGGGTGGTCGTTGACAATGGAGTCCTCAAG ACAATCTCTGCATACAGTGGACATTACAGGCCCTCAGATGAAAGTCTGGAAACCTTTCTCTCGTTTCTTAGAGAGAATGAAGTGAGCTTAGACGATGTTGAG GTGCACAAAGCTAGTGAAGATTCAGAAAATTACGACGATTATATTAAACCCAATGGAGATGGAACCAAATCTTTGAAGAAAGAATACGCAACGTCATGCAATGCAGAGACTGAAACGGATGAAAACAGTAACGGAACAGTTGATGAGACTAAAGGGAATAGTTACCAGAGAACGCTATCAGGTGGGTTTGAGAGCCCAAAAGCTGACGTTCCACAGAAAGCAATGCTACAAAGGATCAACTCAAAGAAACAGTCAAAATCTTTACAGTTGGGTCATCAGTTGATGCTGAAATGGTCCACTGGAGCAGGTCCAAGGATCGGTTGTGCAGCTGATTATCCGGTTCAGCTGAGAACACAGGCTTTGGAGTTCGTTAACTTATCGCCTCGATACCGGACCAGCACGTTGTCTCCGACCGGGAGGCTTGATATCTGA